The proteins below come from a single Corynebacterium cystitidis genomic window:
- a CDS encoding PD-(D/E)XK nuclease family protein codes for MTAHILATSLQSAIDAARADDPTRPVTVLCGPHARNDVVIALAHTGPHVGVSVSTVEGFVRQAARSLSPRSPLPRRRIMTEVTRILLDEDSAFRNHEIHTETATRSSLSDIVGRLLRLPPQARAHAGDAQLPREAARIAELVAQRTRDDYYTRAEAFAIAAAAASEQSGHTAFISAGVIPADPQEEALIEALCPTLVATTVNPEPQPEMMTYMDPSEEIEAVFSDVAARARADDTLAAGDVAVVTPSADYLPELVRLSRSAVFPARVPAVSRWAQDPAIRTVLRLVSLDSDSTPRRAVAELLESGYVANAPSAYEFNRFTRDRDMPIDSGEDWNIALTSGEDSSVLQWRNALRAGLQTVWSATTWTDLAARLRSLLLQTLRIDELPTAGLILDTVDSLASFDGELGAPTQAMVVEVLTDLWSTPRAAESQGEMIVGTLDDIVGKQLRHLYIVGASDAALPGSFTPDPAITAKQSGVDATWYNEHTRLLWEAALRSATTVQISFSRSSLDGVLTGQPSGWVLQYLPSTPADYPRFERSTLVPLTEQGLKRIANGVTRPRTRFGQVAAARRGGERTELNGFVSTPLSEDWFDNPVSASALELYTEDPQEFFFHYLLRSKRLEDPAPAAQVSPVERGTVYHRIFEDWTHQVRLGDNIGTVPDEDEARAVLDRIVKTHLGTRDERYSATTWEAFTQDVRGNVARWFEREMADIADGWIAVGAETPFGTSAPPVRVPITPRVGRHREVLLRGAIDRIDLRIDDEGGVHLRVTDYKSGTGKKYAEKLDISPVGGPKDHEADKGGYAIQLAIYGAAAQASIGHGAHSTHAPLAPLPEIISRFCSPGAPVTVTSRYWMFRDSDNPEVELLNDDATSTALQDFLTTTYTEIVSGHFPPTYEKKNFFYGFSDSLVLRGPTRSNQTARAIARGGAHALDSYLEEDN; via the coding sequence ATGACAGCGCACATCCTTGCCACTTCACTTCAGTCTGCGATTGACGCCGCGCGTGCCGACGACCCAACGCGCCCTGTCACCGTGTTGTGCGGGCCGCATGCGCGTAACGACGTGGTGATCGCTCTTGCCCACACTGGGCCCCACGTGGGCGTGAGCGTGTCCACAGTCGAGGGTTTTGTGCGTCAAGCAGCGCGATCATTGTCACCACGCAGTCCCCTGCCGCGTCGGCGCATCATGACGGAGGTGACACGCATCCTCCTGGATGAGGACTCTGCATTCCGCAACCATGAGATTCATACGGAAACGGCCACCCGCTCGTCGTTAAGCGATATCGTGGGGCGCCTGCTGCGGTTGCCGCCACAGGCGCGGGCCCACGCTGGTGACGCGCAGCTTCCGCGGGAGGCCGCGCGGATCGCTGAGCTGGTGGCCCAGCGCACCCGCGACGATTATTACACGCGGGCTGAGGCCTTTGCGATCGCAGCAGCGGCGGCCTCTGAACAGTCCGGTCACACGGCGTTTATTAGCGCGGGCGTCATCCCAGCTGATCCACAGGAGGAGGCACTCATTGAAGCATTGTGCCCCACCCTCGTAGCCACGACGGTGAATCCGGAACCACAGCCCGAAATGATGACGTATATGGATCCATCCGAAGAAATTGAGGCAGTCTTTTCGGATGTTGCTGCACGCGCGCGTGCCGACGACACCCTAGCAGCTGGTGACGTCGCCGTGGTCACCCCGTCTGCCGATTATCTTCCCGAGCTGGTGCGGCTAAGTCGCAGCGCAGTGTTCCCGGCGCGCGTTCCTGCGGTGTCCCGGTGGGCTCAGGACCCCGCGATTCGCACCGTCCTTCGCCTCGTGTCTTTGGATTCTGATTCCACGCCGCGGCGCGCCGTGGCGGAACTGTTGGAAAGCGGGTACGTGGCCAACGCGCCGTCGGCCTACGAGTTCAACCGGTTTACGCGCGACCGCGACATGCCGATTGATTCTGGTGAAGATTGGAATATTGCGCTTACCAGCGGCGAGGACTCATCTGTTTTGCAGTGGCGCAATGCGCTGCGGGCCGGGTTGCAAACGGTGTGGAGTGCGACTACCTGGACTGATCTCGCCGCGCGACTGCGTAGCCTTTTATTACAGACTCTCCGAATCGACGAGCTGCCAACAGCCGGGCTGATTTTGGATACTGTGGACTCGCTTGCGTCTTTTGACGGCGAGCTTGGCGCGCCCACGCAGGCCATGGTCGTGGAGGTGCTCACGGATTTATGGTCCACCCCACGTGCTGCCGAGTCTCAGGGGGAGATGATCGTCGGCACGCTCGACGACATCGTCGGCAAGCAACTGCGCCACCTGTATATCGTTGGCGCTTCCGACGCTGCGCTGCCCGGTTCCTTCACCCCAGACCCAGCGATTACTGCGAAACAATCCGGGGTTGATGCCACGTGGTATAACGAGCACACCCGCTTATTGTGGGAGGCGGCGCTACGGTCTGCGACGACGGTGCAGATTTCATTTTCGCGCAGCTCGCTGGACGGGGTGCTTACTGGACAACCGTCCGGCTGGGTGCTGCAATATCTTCCTTCTACACCTGCCGACTATCCACGCTTCGAGCGCAGCACGCTGGTGCCGCTGACTGAGCAGGGCCTGAAACGCATCGCCAACGGTGTCACACGCCCACGCACCCGGTTTGGGCAGGTGGCCGCCGCCCGCCGCGGTGGTGAACGTACCGAGCTGAACGGTTTTGTCTCCACCCCACTATCTGAAGACTGGTTTGACAACCCTGTTTCTGCTTCTGCACTTGAGCTGTACACCGAAGACCCCCAGGAGTTTTTCTTTCACTACCTGCTGCGTTCGAAAAGGTTGGAGGACCCGGCGCCTGCCGCCCAGGTTTCCCCTGTGGAGCGGGGCACGGTGTACCACCGCATCTTCGAGGACTGGACGCATCAGGTTCGCCTCGGCGACAACATCGGCACTGTCCCCGATGAAGACGAGGCCCGCGCCGTGCTCGACAGGATTGTAAAGACGCACCTGGGTACTCGCGATGAACGCTACTCCGCGACCACATGGGAGGCGTTTACCCAAGACGTCCGGGGCAACGTGGCGCGCTGGTTTGAACGCGAAATGGCCGATATCGCCGACGGGTGGATCGCTGTGGGTGCTGAAACCCCCTTCGGCACTTCTGCCCCACCGGTGCGAGTTCCTATCACCCCACGGGTTGGCAGGCACCGCGAAGTCCTCTTGCGCGGTGCGATTGACCGGATTGACTTAAGGATTGACGATGAGGGCGGCGTGCACCTGCGAGTCACCGACTACAAGTCCGGCACTGGCAAGAAGTACGCGGAAAAATTGGATATTTCCCCGGTTGGTGGGCCCAAGGACCACGAAGCCGACAAGGGCGGATACGCCATCCAGCTGGCTATCTATGGTGCAGCGGCGCAGGCCTCCATTGGCCACGGCGCACACTCCACCCACGCGCCGCTAGCACCGTTGCCCGAGATCATCTCCCGATTCTGCTCACCCGGCGCTCCAGTCACGGTGACCTCACGCTATTGGATGTTCCGGGACAGCGACAACCCGGAGGTAGAACTGCTCAACGACGACGCCACCTCAACAGCGCTGCAAGACTTCCTCACCACCACGTATACCGAAATCGTTTCCGGGCATTTTCCTCCCACGTATGAAAAGAAGAACTTCTTCTACGGGTTCAGCGATTCGCTTGTGCTGCGCGGCCCGACACGCTCCAACCAGACTGCTCGAGCCATCGCCCGTGGTGGCGCACACGCGCTCGACTCCTACCTTGAGGAGGACAACTAA
- a CDS encoding UvrD-helicase domain-containing protein, producing MAHPADHKFRTQITYDTDTSYFVEAGAGSGKTFLLVQRLITLLIDDGVALNRLAAITFTEKASEELVNRLRTALTEVEQTGRLQVHGDYREFKAPDARDRARRALGDLPGAAIETLHSFCLRLISMYPLAVGVPPTVRKSSDLGASFNALLRAESTMQFIDQVVTSPEGMADEIRGLNIGVEPTVVAEAIDWLLAAGMTSGNIEEIALFMDDHWGELSTDPKEPASGGALPEKQELDKAYVTEVVSDLQEIAALCTNESDKWYQEKLAPTIDYVAELIRQPGDLITGADRELFSKVGRGGANGNWKEPVKDVKARFSAHADTWSRRALGPVSYHAGVLRRLLTALTLRDADQRRRTGELEYHDMIYLAARLVDNPEVCKALSQHFRMIAIDEFQDTDPAQLDIINKIVAGQPGHRFTVGDPKQSIYRFRRADLDTYLTAREAAEQHGEVLKLTANFRSDQAVVGAINSLFAGMFDNLPEPNPALPASPKAVPYVAMDATSAAPGYVAFLCPEYDEADAELSILDHQRAELNHIAAAVRQAYAGTLIGTPVPLNDIAVLVPTHNNALAVVEKLTADGIPAITEGSQKVYTAPEIENLTSILRAIADPANRLATTIALRSPSFGLSDQDLADAAQARFAGSELADDHPYTLATTTLKALQRDAQRTDVATTVRAVVKAVGLIPDLAATGDELAIRRVQRVIFDAQVFSEETNAGLNAFLRWTVEQADDRDGASDPVLDDGSEAVRVMTVHASKGREFPVVILGGLAGSDSSRAGAVGFHPVTRAVEFKFKDIATAGYDAFKEYDKLADQAEAVRRHYVAATRAEHALVVPLELKRNKQGTQYMKTKGKPFAEVVAPLNPDGLVLPPESDHLAAISPSQFGDATVEIALPETPQPDLERITEEFQARQEHRFNNASDSGGRKLTATTIAHAHPETEDIGHGASSLRAVASNNGWIKAAGQPEVRRIGDHSGYGSVFGTVVHDLMDAYTTDAHVPTDAVNIAGIHELDSELIPAAIRAVRALAAHPIVAGAFEGTHHREIPVISTVGGIAVDGIIDLLYFDDVAGGWVIADYKTDAYASSQLVDDYFTQLQIYAHLLGEKWKIVRCELLFIRGDEVEVRTLNL from the coding sequence ATGGCTCACCCTGCAGACCATAAATTTCGCACCCAAATCACATATGACACCGACACCTCCTACTTTGTTGAAGCAGGGGCAGGCTCAGGCAAAACATTCCTACTAGTACAGCGCCTGATCACCCTGCTGATCGACGATGGCGTGGCCTTGAACCGTCTGGCAGCCATCACCTTCACCGAGAAAGCCTCCGAAGAACTCGTCAACCGTTTGCGCACTGCACTGACCGAGGTGGAGCAGACGGGGCGGCTGCAGGTCCATGGTGACTACCGCGAATTTAAGGCACCGGATGCCAGGGACCGTGCCCGGCGCGCACTTGGTGATCTGCCAGGGGCTGCGATTGAGACGCTGCACTCGTTTTGTCTGCGCCTGATCTCTATGTACCCGCTGGCGGTTGGTGTTCCGCCTACGGTGCGCAAGTCCAGTGATTTAGGTGCGTCGTTTAATGCGCTGCTGCGCGCCGAATCCACCATGCAGTTTATTGACCAGGTGGTCACCTCCCCAGAAGGGATGGCTGATGAGATCCGCGGCCTCAATATTGGGGTGGAACCTACCGTGGTTGCCGAAGCTATTGACTGGTTATTGGCAGCGGGCATGACCAGTGGGAACATCGAAGAGATAGCCCTGTTCATGGACGATCACTGGGGTGAGCTGTCAACCGACCCCAAGGAACCAGCCTCCGGCGGCGCGTTGCCCGAAAAGCAGGAACTCGACAAGGCCTACGTCACTGAGGTGGTAAGCGACCTGCAGGAAATAGCGGCGTTGTGCACAAACGAAAGCGACAAATGGTATCAGGAGAAGCTTGCGCCGACGATTGACTATGTTGCAGAGCTGATCCGCCAACCCGGCGACTTGATCACCGGGGCGGATCGGGAGCTGTTTTCCAAGGTTGGCCGAGGCGGAGCGAACGGCAACTGGAAAGAACCGGTCAAAGACGTGAAAGCTCGCTTTAGCGCACACGCCGACACGTGGTCACGCCGGGCTTTGGGGCCGGTGAGCTACCACGCGGGCGTTCTACGTCGCCTACTTACCGCTTTGACGTTGCGTGATGCGGACCAACGCCGCCGGACAGGCGAGCTGGAGTACCACGACATGATTTATCTGGCGGCTCGCCTCGTGGATAATCCCGAAGTGTGCAAGGCATTGTCTCAGCACTTCCGGATGATTGCCATTGATGAGTTTCAGGATACAGACCCGGCACAGCTGGACATTATTAATAAGATTGTTGCTGGTCAACCTGGCCATCGCTTCACCGTGGGTGATCCTAAGCAGTCGATTTATCGTTTCCGCCGCGCCGATTTGGACACCTACCTCACCGCCAGGGAGGCGGCCGAGCAGCACGGTGAAGTGCTCAAACTCACCGCCAATTTCCGCTCAGACCAGGCGGTTGTCGGCGCTATCAACTCGCTCTTTGCTGGGATGTTCGACAACCTACCTGAACCGAACCCTGCCCTGCCCGCCTCGCCGAAGGCTGTCCCCTACGTTGCCATGGATGCGACCTCCGCCGCCCCTGGTTACGTGGCTTTTCTCTGCCCCGAATACGATGAAGCAGACGCAGAGCTGTCCATCCTCGATCATCAACGCGCCGAGCTAAACCACATCGCAGCAGCCGTGCGGCAAGCCTATGCCGGCACGCTGATTGGCACCCCTGTCCCACTTAATGACATTGCGGTGCTCGTGCCTACCCACAACAATGCCTTGGCCGTGGTGGAAAAACTCACTGCCGACGGGATCCCGGCGATCACGGAAGGCTCACAAAAGGTGTACACCGCACCCGAAATTGAGAACCTCACCTCGATCCTGCGCGCCATCGCTGATCCCGCCAACCGTTTAGCCACAACGATCGCGCTGCGCTCACCTTCGTTTGGTCTCAGCGACCAGGATCTCGCCGATGCCGCACAAGCACGCTTCGCAGGCAGCGAGCTTGCCGACGACCACCCCTACACGCTAGCCACCACCACACTGAAAGCCCTGCAGCGCGATGCGCAGCGTACTGATGTCGCCACAACGGTGCGCGCGGTAGTGAAAGCTGTAGGCCTCATTCCAGACTTGGCTGCCACCGGTGATGAGCTTGCGATTCGCCGGGTTCAGCGCGTCATCTTCGATGCTCAGGTCTTTTCCGAGGAGACCAACGCAGGCCTGAACGCATTTCTGCGTTGGACCGTGGAGCAAGCTGATGATCGCGACGGGGCCTCCGATCCCGTTCTTGATGACGGTTCAGAGGCAGTCCGTGTGATGACCGTCCACGCCTCGAAAGGCCGCGAATTCCCCGTAGTGATTCTCGGCGGACTAGCAGGCTCCGATTCATCCAGGGCCGGCGCGGTGGGCTTCCACCCCGTCACCCGAGCGGTGGAATTTAAGTTTAAAGACATCGCTACTGCCGGCTACGACGCGTTTAAAGAGTACGACAAGCTGGCTGACCAAGCAGAGGCCGTGCGCCGCCACTATGTGGCAGCCACCCGTGCAGAACATGCGCTCGTTGTTCCACTTGAGTTGAAACGCAACAAGCAGGGTACCCAGTACATGAAAACGAAGGGCAAGCCTTTCGCCGAGGTAGTCGCCCCGTTGAATCCAGACGGCTTGGTGCTTCCACCCGAATCGGACCACCTCGCAGCGATCAGTCCCAGCCAGTTTGGGGATGCCACCGTGGAGATTGCACTGCCGGAGACACCGCAGCCTGACCTGGAACGCATTACCGAAGAGTTTCAGGCCCGCCAAGAGCACCGATTCAACAATGCCAGTGACAGTGGGGGTAGAAAACTCACCGCGACGACCATCGCACACGCGCACCCTGAAACCGAAGACATCGGACACGGCGCATCGTCGCTGCGCGCTGTGGCCAGCAACAACGGGTGGATCAAGGCGGCGGGCCAACCAGAGGTACGCAGAATTGGTGATCACTCAGGCTACGGCTCTGTTTTCGGCACGGTGGTCCATGACCTCATGGACGCCTACACCACCGATGCCCACGTGCCCACCGACGCCGTCAACATTGCGGGCATCCACGAGCTCGACAGCGAGCTGATCCCGGCAGCCATCCGTGCCGTCCGGGCGCTAGCGGCCCACCCGATTGTGGCAGGCGCGTTTGAGGGCACGCACCATCGCGAGATTCCCGTTATTTCTACGGTGGGAGGGATTGCCGTCGACGGCATCATCGACCTGCTCTACTTCGATGACGTGGCCGGCGGCTGGGTCATCGCCGACTACAAGACTGACGCCTACGCGTCCTCACAGCTTGTCGACGATTACTTCACCCAACTGCAGATCTACGCACATCTATTGGGCGAGAAGTGGAAGATTGTGCGCTGTGAACTGCTCTTTATCCGCGGCGATGAGGTGGAGGTGCGCACCCTCAACCTTTAA